The genome window AATTTTTGATTATTCTGAAGGGGATATGAGACATGCAATAAACATAATGCAAGCGGCGGCAAGCCTTGGAAGCATCACAGAAGAAAGTGTAAAGGGCGCAGCTGGTCTTACAAAAACAAAGGACGTAGACGAAGTTCTCAAACTGTCTTTGGCAGGCAAGATAGTCGATGCAAGAAACAAAATGATTGAACTTATCAAAGTGTACGGCATGTCAGAATCTGACTTTCTAAAATACATCAACGAGGCAATCTACAGATCAAAGGTAGAAAACCTAGTTGAGATTTCAGAGACAATTGCAAAATACGATTACAGGATACTTTCCGGGGCAAATCCTGAAATTCAACTGTCTGCACTTTTGGCAGAACTCAGCAAGTTTGGAAAATAAGCGCAGAGAGAGGGATTTGAACCCCCGGGTGCTTGCGCACACAGGCTCTCAAGGCCCGCGCCCTACCGAGCTAGGCGACCTCTGCGGGATTCGGTGATTAGAACCAGTTAAAATTTGTTTTATTGTTGACTTTGGATATATACTAAAAATTATAAAAGAAAAGAAAAGAAATGTTGTTTCTAGTCGTGTGCGTGTGGGTTTTCTCCACCAGTTAATTTGATGAAGGTTCCAGCTGCTTTCTCATGTGCTTCCAAGTTTGATTGATCAACCTTGATAGCTTGAGGTGGGCAAACTGATACGCAAGCCATACACCAGATGCAATCATGTTCTCTGATTGGATCTGCTTTGTCTGTGAGGTCTTTGCGTTCTTCTTTAACTGAAGAGCCTGTACCTGCAAATGTCTTACCAACAACATCTTTTGCTGGAATGTCCATTTCGGTTCTGTACCATTGGAATACTTGTACTGGGCAAGCCTCAATACATGCTCCATCTGCCACACAAGAATCCCAGTCGACTGCAACCATTGTGCCACTGACACCTAATGGAACCTGTGTCTCACCACGTGCCTCGTATGCTGCGATTACATCATGGTTTGAGAAGCATTCTGCGTCGCTTCTGCCTGGTCCCCACATAAAGTGAAAGTGTTCTCCATCGGCGTGCATAATTTTGCCTATTGGTTTTAATCCCTGTGGGAAATGTTCGTCTATTGGCATGTTGGATACTTTCATGGAATGTTATTTAAATCTAAACAAAATTAGTGTAAACTAAACCGCTGATCGATGACATGAGTAAATTATAACACTGTTTTTACGACGATCTGCCCCTACGTTCATATTTTTTGATTCACAAAACTAGTAGTTGAATATTTTCAAATATGACGTATATCGAGGGCCAAACATAGGCATTTACACTAAGGCAAACGACAGTTTTGTTTTCATACCGAACGGTTTTGCGGAAACAAAAGCAAGTACGCTGTCGTCCCATTTGCAAGTAGAGCCTTTGTTCACGTCGGTGGCAAATACGAGGCTCATTGGAACCCTGATGGTAGTAAACAACCACGGAATGCTCATTCCAAACATTTCCTTTGAGCATGAGCTATCACACTTGAAAAAGGCAACCGGCCTTAACGTCCAAGTGCTGGATGTAAAGGTGACGGCATTAGGCAACATGATGTGCGTTAACGACAAGGGTGGTGTGGTATCACCAAAAATTCCAAAGGAGGCACTAAAGACAATTCAAGACACGTTAGGAATCGAGGTAATTCAGAAAAAAATTGCAGGGTATCACCAGGCAGGAGCCATGGCGTATGCAAACAATCATGGCGGCATAATTCATCCAGAAACTGATGACGATGACATCAAGGCAATTTCTGACGTACTTAAAGTAAGGATGGAGCCTGCAACAATAAACGGCGGAATACCGTATGTCGCGTCTGGAATTTTGGCAAACAACAAGGCAATCGTGGTAGGAAACTTGACAAACGGCCCTGAAATAATGATGCTCACGCGCGCGTTCACAGATTGAAAATAGATTTTGCGTTTGAGAGCAAAGAGTCAATTGTTTGAACGGTTTCTTTCCCATCAGACATGTCTTTCACAACAATCTGTTTTGTGGAATATTCTTTTGGTGCAACAATTACGGAAAACTTTGATGCGGATGCGTTTTCGATTTGTTTTTTGAACGGCCTTCCAACAAGATCAATGTCAGTTGCAATTCCCAACTGTCTTAGCTGCGATGCAATGTTTACTGCAGGCGTTATCATTTCCTCGTTTACAAAGAGCACTGAAACAGTTGGGGACGAATCAATTTTTTTCATCCCTTGTTTTTCAAGTGACAGAATGATTCGCTCTACTCCGCCGGCAACTCCTGTTGCCCCCAAGTCATCACGCCCAAACGCTTTTGGCAGGCTGTCGTATCTACCGCCTCCAACCAATG of Candidatus Nitrosotenuis sp. DW1 contains these proteins:
- a CDS encoding 4Fe-4S dicluster domain-containing protein; its protein translation is MPIDEHFPQGLKPIGKIMHADGEHFHFMWGPGRSDAECFSNHDVIAAYEARGETQVPLGVSGTMVAVDWDSCVADGACIEACPVQVFQWYRTEMDIPAKDVVGKTFAGTGSSVKEERKDLTDKADPIREHDCIWCMACVSVCPPQAIKVDQSNLEAHEKAAGTFIKLTGGENPHAHD
- a CDS encoding translation initiation factor IF-6, which codes for MNIFKYDVYRGPNIGIYTKANDSFVFIPNGFAETKASTLSSHLQVEPLFTSVANTRLIGTLMVVNNHGMLIPNISFEHELSHLKKATGLNVQVLDVKVTALGNMMCVNDKGGVVSPKIPKEALKTIQDTLGIEVIQKKIAGYHQAGAMAYANNHGGIIHPETDDDDIKAISDVLKVRMEPATINGGIPYVASGILANNKAIVVGNLTNGPEIMMLTRAFTD